A segment of the Pelecanus crispus isolate bPelCri1 chromosome Z, bPelCri1.pri, whole genome shotgun sequence genome:
ACCTATGGTGCTTTCTGTTAGAACATATCATATACTCTTCCTACGAGCACCTGATGGTGACTCCTAAGTGTTTGCTAACCTGTATAAAAGAAAtcttaatacagaaaaatatcccTTTGTTTAAAGACAGAATTGTTTCCTGATGGGTTGTTTGATGAGTGATGCTCTCCCTGCACCAGCAGGCAGGTAAATGCATTGGAAAGGCAAAAGTCTGAGGATTGAGGTATCACATAGCTGGGAGCTGGACCAAGGCCTGACAAACTTGTGCCACACGTGCCAAGAGATTGGAGGGGTTGCTGGGGGTAGATTTGGTCTGGAAGAGGCTCTGAGGGTAAGTGTACGAAGAAGTTTAGGCGTGTAGCTGCCCTTTGAGCTGGCTGACATGCATTTCATCACTTGAAACCCTTGCTTAGCTCCTGTTTAACTCTAAGAGGGTCTAAAGTCCTGGCTCATTTTCAGCATGTCACAGTGCTGGGTATGTCAATGTTTAATCTGTGCATGGTAAGGGCTGCTTAGATCCTTGGGGTGAGGAATCATGGCTCCTTTCAGAGGAAGGCCTGGGGGACTGGTGAGGCCAGACTCGTACCAGATCAGCATACGATAAACCAGCCCAAATAAAATATAACTGtgcctgcatccctggggcATCTGGCTTTTGGGATGCTCTGGGAACATTTGACTCGTCCTTGCTTGGAAGTGGTTGCACTTTCTGTGGGTTAATTAAGTATtcactggagcagagaggctttGCAAGGACTGGTTAAATATTCATGGAGAAGGGATACTGTTATGCCATAACCCCATGGACAGAGCAAGGAAAAGGCTGGATGTGGGCTCTGGGTCACCAATGTGCACCCCTTGGCAAGACTCCTTCTCATCGCCCCTGGGCAGCACTCAGGCTGCTGGCTTGGCCAGCAGATGTTTAATGCTTCCATGAGACATAAGCCTTGAAGGACAGGAGTTTGCAACTTCAGCAACTCCCTTACCCTGGTGGGATCTATCCCAGAATCCCAATTTCATCCTGCTGTGCCTCCAGAGGTGCCAGCACCTGCTCTTCTGACTGACCACCCACACCTCCCAGGCTGTACCTCTCCTCCCTGAGGGGCAGGACTGGGGTATCAATGCAGCATCCCACCATATCATAGGAGAGCAGAAAACCCAGAAGGCCCTGGCCACAGGACAGCTTGGCCCAGGAACCCTGATTCCTTTGTATACTGTCTTTCTGCCACTGATCTTCTGCCCCCAGGGTAAACTGATGAATTTAAAGTGATTGCCTGGGGGAGAAATCATTTCATAGAAGCCAGGAACCTTCCCACACATCCTTTATTCTTGTAGGGATTTTGGAGTTCTGATGTCcctgtgtttggggtttttttaataaaaaagcagaagtccTGAAAAACttatttccccctccctttcttttccttgttttttcacCCTGGAAAATGGTGGGGCTCATCTTAAAGGAGAGTCCTGTCTCCAGGCTGGCTGGGAGGgtgaaaggaggaaggaagaaggggaggaaagcTCTGAGAGCAGCAACTGAGGACTGGCTCAGCACATAAAAACATCTTCAAAGCAAAGAGGTTGTTTTGCAGAAACGCCAGGGTTTTGCTGGAAACCACCCAGGCTGGAGCCACAAAGCCGTGTCAGGAGCCAGGccagcactggggaggctgCCAGGTCTGAGCACTTTGGAGCTGGCAGAGTGCCCCGAGCACGCATGTAACCCAGCCTGCTCCCCAGAACTGTCCCTGTCCCGGATCACCATCTCTTCGGGGCAGCAGCGATGTTCCTTCTCTCACCCCCTACCCCAGACAGGGCTCATAAGGGAAGGCTTTTATCCACTCTGCCTTTTTGCATGGCAAAGCCTTGCTCACCCTGAGAACACATTACAAAAACTAACCGAGCAGCTTTTCTGGGTGGTCGGGAGGCTGTTGCGATCAGTCCCAAACACAGTGACCTCTGGTATTTTTAATGGCTCCCTGGGCAGCTTATCATCTCTGTATACTTAGATACTGATGTCATGGTGGCGGGGGTAAATACGCCCGGCACGTATTGCTGGGCACGGCTCAAATGAGCAAGCTggctctttttcctcctctccgTACAGGCTACTCCTGCATATTTTCATCCTGTCAGATCAGACAGACCCCAGGGTGGGGCCAGGGAATCCAGGAGCCCAGTTGCACAAAGTGTATTGCCTTGAGCcacctgcctcagtttctcccaCCTGTCATTTTTGTTGGCAATGAATGCTCTTTCAGatgctgccagctgctctgcacccaCTGGCTTGGTGACACTTGATGCAGCTGGGACAGGTGTTGTCTTCTTGTGCATTTCtcagcaaaacaaatttttaatgtAGTCCTGGTCTTGCAACAACTTCAGTTTAACACTCCTGTCCCCAAACTCTGTGCCTAAATATCTTCCGCCCCCACTGCACTGTAGCATCTTCCCTGGCATAAGCCTGGGAGTTACAGAAACTGAATTAGGATAAAAAATGGAGAAGCAGATGCAGGGAAACATCCTCTTTTTCCCCTGCCCAGGCAAGAGGGGCTGTCCCAGGGTGACGTCTCCAGGACAGGCAGCTGAAGGACCCCTTCCAGCCACCCTGGAGCAGTGCAGTGCTGGCTACAAAGCGTGTGTGTCCCcttgtccctgcatccccatgcAGCTGAGGGAAGGAGCAAAGTGCAGGCAGATACAACATCACTCATTGGCTGCATCCTCGAGGggtggtggggagcggcaggctGAGGCTGGACACTTCATCACagcatttctctgcatttgATGCAGAGAAGTTGTGGACAGGCAGGGAAATCCGACAGGGTGTATAATTAATGTAAAAACAGATCAACTTCTGATGTCCAGCTTGTATGCTCAGGTAGCAGCCCCTTTCCCTGGCCCCATTCTCCTCCAGGCTTTGGACTGACTTTCATCCCTTCGTCCTTGCTCTGCGGGATGCAGTGAGGCTGCAGCCAAGAGAGGGTCACAGGAATCCTGtcctggcacagccccactgcgAAAAAGTTCAGCCCAGCTGCCAGTGAACAGGCTGCTGCCACACAGAGCAAAGCAAGCCAGAGCCACAGagccagggaggctgcagggctgcaaacGGGAGGAGAGGAGCTACGACTGTTAGCAAGATTTAATTGGGGGGTTTGTGTGTTTATAACCCTCTGTTTCATCAAAAAACACTGCAGTGGTCAGGCTTGGGAAAGGAGACTCTGAACACCTTCATGTAGCATCTTGGATTTTATGTCCACgagttggaaaaaaattcagcagcGAAGTTTCTGACCAAGGAGTCATGGACAGTCTGATTACCCACCGTgtaggaaaacacagaaatgctcAAGAGGGGGGAAATGCTCAAGAGGGGGACACCAAAGAAACACATTTGCCTGAAAAGATCTCACCAGTGAAGCAGAAGCCCTCCAAGGAGCTGAGGCCCATGCTTGGGGCCATCTTGTTGGGCCTCATCCTGTTCATTGCTGCGGTGGTGGCCTGGTGCTACTACACGGTGTCCCTGCGGAAGGCAGAGCGGCTCAAGACGGAGCTGATGGACCTGCGGGCGGATGGCTTCGTCATCAAGAACCAGCACGGGGAGGTGGTCTTCCGGCTGGCCTTCCGCTCGGGCAGCCTCAACCTAGAGTCGTGCTCCAAGGAGGGTGAGATTTTGAGCTGCACGCGGTCGGGCGGGGGGCCGCTCAACTTCTTCATCCAGACGGTGAAGCCCAAGGACACGGTGATGTGCTACCGCGTGCGCTGGGAGGAGCTGGCGGACGGCCCGGCGGTGGAGCACACCATGTTCTGGGAGGACGCTCACTGGTACGGAGGCTCGGAGATGAGCACCCAGCACTGGCCCATCCGCCTGGCCGGCTACCAGGAGCCCGTGCCCTACGTGACGAGCGACGTCTACTCCTTCCGCGACAGCTTTGGAGGCATCCTTGAGCGCTACTGGCTCTCCTCCAAGGCGGCGGCCATCAAGATCAACGACTCGGTGCCCTTCCACCTGGGCTTCAACGCCACCGAGCGCTCCCTCTTCTTCCAGGCCCGCTACAAGGACTCGCCCTACAAGCCCCCGCCGGGGCAGCAGCCCTTCCCCGAGCTCAGCTACCGGGTCTGTGTGGGCTCCGACGTCACCTCCATCCACAAGTACATGGTGCGCAGGTACTTCAACAAGCCCTCCAAGATCCCTGCTGAGAACGCCTTCCGATACCCCATCTGGTCTACCTGGGCACTCTACAAGAACAATATCGACCAGGATAAAGTTCTGCATTTTGCAAGAAACATTAAGAAGTACCGTTTTAACTGCAGCCACATTGAAATTGATGACATGTACACGCAAGCCTATGGGGACTTTGACTTTGACCCCATCAAGTTCCCCAACGTAACGGAGATGTTTGCAAAACTGAGGGAAGATGGGTTTAAGGTCACCCTGTGGACTCATCCCTTCATACACACAGATTCCTCCAATTTTGGGGTGGGGATCGAGCGTCAGCTGTTCATCAAGGAGCCATCTGGGCGGCTGCCAGCCATGGTGGAGTGGTGGAATGGCATCGGGGCCATCCTGGACTTCACCAACCCTGCGGCCCGGGACTGGTTCCAGAGCCACCTGCGCCAGCTCCGCCACAAATACGGCATCTCGTCCTTCAAGTTTGATGCGGGTGAGACCAGCTACCTGCCCAAGCAGTTCAGCACCTTCCGTCCGCTCTCAGACCCCAGCATCTGGTCACGGAGCTACACGGAGATGGCCATCCCCTTCTACGAGCTGGCCGAGGTGCGGGTGGGCTACCAGTCGCAGAACATCTCCTGCTTCTTCCGCATCATTGACCGTGACTCCGTCTGGGGCTACGAGCTTGGCCTCAAGTCTCTCATCCCCACGGTGCTCACCATCAGCATGCTGGGGTACCCATTTGTACTGCCAGACATGATTGGAGGAAACTTCCTCCCCAACAAGACAGACGGGGCAGTGGAGATCCCTGACCGGGAGCTGTACGTGCGGTGGCTGGAGCTGTCGGCCTTCATGCCCTCCATGCAGTTCTCCATCCCGCCCTGGCTCTATGACAAGCAGGTGGTGGAGATTGCGCAGAAGTTCACGGAGCTCCACGAGTCGCTGGtggccccgctgctgctggagatggctgGGGAGGTCACCGACACGGGTGACCCTATCATCCGTCCCATCTGGTGGATCTCACCCCGCGATGAGGCCACTCACAGGATTGACTCCCAGTTCCTCATTGGTGACACCCTCATGGTGGCACCCGTCCTGGAGATGGGCAAGCAGGAGCGCGATGTCTACCTGCCAGCGGGCAAGTGGCGCAGCTACAAGGGGGAGTTGTTCGAGAAGACCCCGGTGCTGCTCATGGACTATCCCGTTGACCTGGATGAAGTTGCCTATTTCCTCTGGGTTTCCTAACAGGCTCCTCCATCAACTAATGCAGTGGTCTTGGGGATTTATGAACCAATGACTTGAATGATCTGGgaattttaacagtttttaaagtagaaatacTTCAGTatgaaattcaaagaaaacactgtGACCTCTGTTTTGTGTGGCAAGTGTGGtacttattaaaatatattggtTGATATCAGTCTTTGTTATTGCAGTATGACAAATAGAACATACAGAAACACAGCCTCTGCCCATAATCTTTTCCAGCAAGAAATGCCATGCATGCTTCTGGTTTATAAAGGAAATTACATGGACTCCTTTGTTACCCAGTTTCACAGCTGATCCCTTGAGATATTtatcattttcatttacttaGTGAAGGAGGCAGTTGCAGCAGAgtactttttatttaacaagCAGTCTGTGATTATTCTGAAGAGGAAGGCACCCAATTATCAGCATGCAAGTCAGATAGGTGCTGATGCAGGAGCAAGGGGAGTTTGCACTTCCCATGGCCTGAGCTATCTgagcaaggagaaagaagcTATAACACTTGCTACTGCTGTGGCAACCATTTCCCCCCTTGCATTGGAAGAAACTATTGAGAACCATTTCTGTGGTGTGGATTCAGTCAAGTCTGTAAGCTTGTGGTGAAATGGCAGTCAAGATTAAAACCTAGCACTAAGTCATGCATGTGTAGGACCTAGTAGGGTGTGTGTTTTGGGACCACATTTAGAGTAAAAGTGTGCAATCCATCAGGTCCTAGGAGAGGACTTGGCCATCATGCTCCTGAGAAAACTCAGACAATTAACAAATCAGCCCAAGTGccctcctgcctcagtttctccatggAAAATGTTCTCCCATGCCACCAGTTGTGTTCTTGAAGATCCCTGTCCATGAACCAGCATCACTCTGCCCATGGAGGTGACTTCTCCTGGATGAAGGCGTctcagcagcacctgcaggctTGGGGTAGGCAGGCTGGCTGTGAAATGATCTCCACTCTTGGTACAGTCTCCCCTGTTTTTAAGCAAAGAGTTTAAAGGTGACATGACTGAGCAGTTTAAGAGAATGCTGGGGTCTCTGGGCTGCAATGCCCAAAGCAAGAGACCAAAGTAATGCCCAAAGCAAGAGACCAAAGTAATGCCCAAAGCAAGAGACTGATTCCTTTGCTGACCCTAGGGCCCTGCTAGTAGGCACCTGGGAGGTAAACTTGTGTGTGGCCCCAAAGCAGGAGAAAGCTTCTTTCTTTAGGGGTTTGCCCAAGAGATAGTCCATATAAAAAGTAAACAGGGGCTGGAGGACATAGCAGTCACTCCAGATACAGTTTGGGACTCAGGTGAAGCAGCCCCAAAACCAGCTGAGACCCCCGTTGCCCATCAGTGGGCCCATTATGCCACAAGAACCCTGCATGGTCACAGTGGCACAAGAGCAGTGCCAAGTGGGGCGAGCCAGAACATCTTCTAGATGCCCCCGAAAGCAGCTTGAGCTGTAGTAATGCTATCACTGGTGTGGTGATGGGGAGGGAACCCCCCCCGGCTTTAATCTAGGGATGTGAAAGGGAAAGCAATGCTCAGTCTGGCAGTGGTGTTCATGGTTAACAGACCATCTCTGGGTCCTTACCATGGGCTTTCTCCCACTCCAGGATAGTGGTTTCCACCTATGTATCTCCCCTGAGGATGAGAAAGTGCTGCTGAAGGCTTTCTCTCAGTTGCTCCTTTGAAGCCCCAAAGCGTCCCTGACAGCTGGGCATGGGGCAACAGAGGGCCCCAGCAAAACTCCTCTGGCTGTTGTGGCAGCAAGAAAAGGGGTTTCTGAAAAGCTGATGCCCACAGTGCTGAGGAGAGGTGGGAGAGCCAGGCTCCAGCCTCCTCATTCTGTACCTCTGCCCTTATGACCAGCGTACTCTGTTTGCACACGCGTGGCTCTGCTGCCCACCTGCATCACAggctgggggggaaaaaaagtatcacCGAGACTTTCTGCAAGCTCTGGGGATGATATGAGCTGCCTGGTCCTGTTTGGATGCAAAAATCTCTCCCTCAAATCCCCATCCTTTTCCAGTCTTTCCTCCAGTGCatttccctgctgcccagctgagctgcagggacCCATGGGGGACCGGTGCCGGAGGCATCCTGCGAGCAGGTGGCACTACGGACACTtctctgcaccctcctgccaTATACTGGGGCCGTGTGCTGCCAGAGGGACATCTTGTTTGCCTTGCTAAGCTTCAGTCCTGGTTGGGTTTTTGCACTCCCAGTGCTGAGCAAGAGCTGTTtgctggaggtgctggtgaCACGGGATTCTCCCCCAGCCCATCGCTCACCCCAGGCTGCCTGTTTTTTGAGGGGAGGGAGTTTATTACCCTTAATCTTTGATGATCACTGAGCTAAAAACCACCCAGACCTACtggcaaaaaataataataaaataaataaaaatccctaCTTTTCTCTACTTGGCCTCTACTTGGGATTTTGCAACAGCCCAGACCATATTTATGGCTCTCCTGGTGCGAGGGACCTGCAGACTGGCAGCTCCCGCCTGGCTCGGGGTAAGCTGTGATCAAGGaggttgttttttccctgaGGCTACCAGCCAGGCCATGTGCCTGAAGGGactctgctgctgtcagcttGTCCTTTCACCACGGTCCTCCCCTGCCttgggctctgcctgcctgcctgttggtttttttcttacttttaataaaagctgCGATTTTGTGCAGGGCTGGACACGCTCCCAGCCAGGATCTCATGGGTCAGCAGCCACTGCTCTGCTGTCACCTGTAGACACCTCCTTGAAATCCAGTTGAAATGGGTTTTTGCTGTAGCCCCACTGGGGTCTGGACTTCCTTGTGCTGTACACAGCCATGGATGTGTTTTCAAGCACTGCCAGTTAGCTGGgacccagcacagagcagaccCCACTcgctgtccccatgtccccagcgAGCCTCACACACCCTCCCTGCACAAAGTGTTAGCTTTTGGGAGAAtgcaaaccaaacccaaacccactgATTCCAGGGAGAACTCCCACATTATCGAggctctgctgccaggctgcaaGTGTTGCAAGCTGCCAACCTGCCCCCAGGTCTCCAGCCAGCACCAGCTTCACCCCACCATGTCCGCATCAGCTGAGTGTATGGATGCCACTTGCACCCAAGGtagaaggcaaaggaaaagcatcaggaaaatgtcttttattgCAAAAGGAGCAGATGAAGTCCCTCTCATTCCTCAAGCCAAGCTGCATAGGTTGGCCAGCACTAGTGATGCCTGGGTGCCACAAGGCAGGCTGTGGTTTGTACAGTAACAATGGAAAGGGCAGGAAAAACATTGTATGGGTCAAGGGGGGTGGCATGGGGCAAGGCAGGCTCCGAAACGAGTTTCACACACTCCATTTCTGGCAATCCCATAGCCACAAACATCTACTCCATGCTGGCTACCTGTGCCATCTGGAAAGAGGGACCCCAAGGGCAGTGGGGACAGCCAGGGCCCAGAGGCACATTCTGGAGTGCCCGAGGGATGCCAAGAGCAGGCTCCTCTTCTTCAGCAAACAGCCCTGAAGCATGTGTCCCCTGAGAGCAGCATGGACCAGCAAACCCCCCGGAGTCAGTGTTGATGGACCCTTTTTGGGTGGGTGTCAGCAGAAATAGGGGCGTGATGGTGTGGTCCCCACCCCCAGGGGTAGACACAGCATCAGGGTTCACCTGGACACAATCTTCTGCAGGCCAGCCCTAAGGCACAGCTATTCCCAGAGAGGGAATAGCtctggctgcccagagaggtggtggagtccccatccctggaagtgttcaaaaaacgggtagatgtggcacttc
Coding sequences within it:
- the LOC104037746 gene encoding myogenesis-regulating glycosidase-like, encoding MDSLITHRVGKHRNAQEGGNAQEGDTKETHLPEKISPVKQKPSKELRPMLGAILLGLILFIAAVVAWCYYTVSLRKAERLKTELMDLRADGFVIKNQHGEVVFRLAFRSGSLNLESCSKEGEILSCTRSGGGPLNFFIQTVKPKDTVMCYRVRWEELADGPAVEHTMFWEDAHWYGGSEMSTQHWPIRLAGYQEPVPYVTSDVYSFRDSFGGILERYWLSSKAAAIKINDSVPFHLGFNATERSLFFQARYKDSPYKPPPGQQPFPELSYRVCVGSDVTSIHKYMVRRYFNKPSKIPAENAFRYPIWSTWALYKNNIDQDKVLHFARNIKKYRFNCSHIEIDDMYTQAYGDFDFDPIKFPNVTEMFAKLREDGFKVTLWTHPFIHTDSSNFGVGIERQLFIKEPSGRLPAMVEWWNGIGAILDFTNPAARDWFQSHLRQLRHKYGISSFKFDAGETSYLPKQFSTFRPLSDPSIWSRSYTEMAIPFYELAEVRVGYQSQNISCFFRIIDRDSVWGYELGLKSLIPTVLTISMLGYPFVLPDMIGGNFLPNKTDGAVEIPDRELYVRWLELSAFMPSMQFSIPPWLYDKQVVEIAQKFTELHESLVAPLLLEMAGEVTDTGDPIIRPIWWISPRDEATHRIDSQFLIGDTLMVAPVLEMGKQERDVYLPAGKWRSYKGELFEKTPVLLMDYPVDLDEVAYFLWVS